GATGCCAAAGGCCTCGACAACAATGATTTTCTGggtaactctctctctctctccctctgtgCCTGTGTTAAGGATCTTCGATCTCCCAGCTGATCATTTACTGTATGATTTGTAGAAACATTTATACAAGCGAAATAATTTCTGGGTTGCTTCCTGCTTCACCCTTTTGTGGATCTAAACTCCTTGCTAGCTTTGTCTTGTCTGAGTCAATGCTTTTGCCTGATTTTTCTAGGCTTGATGACCCTGTTTTCTTATGTGTCTATAAATATGTATGATTGTGTGGGTCAAAAGTTGAATCTTTGATGCACTaaccaaccaaaaacaaaagaatccATGAAAGTTCTGAGTCACTTTTGCATAGATCCATAGTAAGTTTAAGTTAAGGACAAAGGATCTATCTACTTCTGACAATGGGGGTGCTTGGATTTACTTATAACCATGCTAAGTTGAATCAGGAAATTGTGTTTTGGGTCAACAGAATTGATATTTGGATCCACAAAGAATTTGATATAAATCTGTTCTACTTTTTAATCTTTCTGCTTTTAAGTTTCTGAATTTGCTAATTATGTATGTGTGACATGGGTTGAATGCTTTATGAGCAGCTGACATGGATCCCTATGTCCTTTTGACTCTAAGGAcccaagagaagaaaagcaaTGTGGTCTCAGGTACATTTCTACTTCTAGCCATCTTCATCTTTTGTGCACATCTCCCCTGCAATAAAATTGTGTAACTTttggaagaacaatggcttaaATTGGTGCCTGCAGTTTTCAATGAattgtgttaaaaaaattgtacatGCAGGGCAAGGATCTGCACCAGAATGGAATGAAACCTTTGTATTTACAGTCTCTGATGATGTCTGCGAACttcatttgaaaataatggaaaagGATAATTTCAGCGCAGACGATTTTGTTGGAGAAGCAACgtgagtttttttcttttttgggatcctttaatttgtataTGGTCACTCGAAAGTAATTTGCAGCCCTCAGAAACTAGGTTTTGAGTTCTAACAGTTCAACCACTGATATATTCTCTGGTGAAAAGAGCATGCCTAACTTATCCATGGCTGTTTGCAGCATTTCATTAGAGCCCATTTTCACTGAAGGTAGCATTCCACCAACTGCATATAATGTTGTCAATCAGGACAAAGAATACCGTGGAGAGATTAAAGTTGGACTCAGATT
The Prunus dulcis chromosome 2, ALMONDv2, whole genome shotgun sequence DNA segment above includes these coding regions:
- the LOC117617719 gene encoding elicitor-responsive protein 3-like translates to MPLGTLEVLLVDAKGLDNNDFLADMDPYVLLTLRTQEKKSNVVSGQGSAPEWNETFVFTVSDDVCELHLKIMEKDNFSADDFVGEATISLEPIFTEGSIPPTAYNVVNQDKEYRGEIKVGLRFTPEPEQNDGASGEYGRNDGPSGGYGRNDGPSGEYGGSEEGYGGWKQSSYAEE